One genomic segment of Musa acuminata AAA Group cultivar baxijiao chromosome BXJ3-3, Cavendish_Baxijiao_AAA, whole genome shotgun sequence includes these proteins:
- the LOC103979527 gene encoding cytokinin dehydrogenase 6-like, whose translation MIFLPRTSFMFSSVVVVFLVGGLLSIVGQHKPGPAVSLLQEIHSLKLNSTVCVDPEAVDRASTDFGLITRAVPAAVFRPSSDRDIAALVGFSYASARPFGIAPRGRGHSVRGQALARDGVVVDMGALRGDGQGRIRVCGEGCRPSYVDAGGEQLWIDVLRETMKHGLAPRSWTDYLYLTVGGTLSNAGISGQTFLYGPQISNVYELDVITGKGETVTCSEQHEADLFFAVLGGLAQFGIITRARIAIEPAPTMVRWVRLIYKDFAAFTSDQERLISPEKKKGFNYVEGSVIMADSLTNNWRSSFYVEEDITRISRLAAQYGAVYCLEGAKYYDHATASSIDQELRSVMDDLRYLPGFEFRNDVSYMHFLNRVREGETKLQSRGLWNVPHPWLNMLIPRSRILEFDRGVFKSILKHNNSVGPILICAMNRNKWDQRTSAVVPDEEVFYAIGLLRSGMDGWKNLEEQNEEILRFCDDAGISYRQYLPHYTSLADWRKHFGAKWDVFVERKMRYDPRALLSPGQRIFTSSFAQHQSM comes from the exons ATGATCTTCTTGCCCAGGACTAGCTTCATGTTCTCCTCGGTGGTGGTCGTGTTCCTTGTGGGCGGCCTGCTGTCCATAGTTGGGCAGCACAAGCCGGGGCCTGCTGTTTCATTGCTCCAGGAGATCCACTCCCTGAAGCTGAATTCCACGGTgtgcgtcgaccccgaggccgtCGACCGCGCTTCCACAGACTTCGGGCTGATTACGCGAGCCGTTCCCGCGGCGGTGTTCCGCCCGTCGTCGGACCGCGACATAGCGGCGTTGGTGGGGTTCTCGTACGCGTCGGCTCGGCCCTTCGGGATAGCCCCGCGAGGCCGTGGCCACTCGGTCAGGGGGCAGGCGCTTGCCCGCGACGGCGTGGTGGTCGACATGGGTGCGCTGAGGGGCGACGGCCAGGGTCGGATACGTGTGTGCGGGGAAGGGTGCCGGCCGAGCTATGTGGACGCCGGTGGCGAGCAGTTATGGATCGACGTCCTGCGGGAGACCATGAAGCATGGGCTTGCACCCCGCTCCTGGACCGACTACTTGTACCTCACCGTGGGCGGCACCCTCTCGAATGCCGGCATCAGTGGCCAGACCTTCCTGTATGGTCCCCAGATCTCCAACGTGTATGAACTGGATGTCATCACCG GAAAGGGAGAGACGGTGACATGCTCGGAGCAGCACGAAGCAGACCTGTTCTTTGCAGTTCTGGGAGGTCTGGCCCAGTTCGGGATCATCACGAGAGCTCGGATCGCCATAGAGCCAGCTCCAACAATG GTAAGATGGGTGCGGCTGATCTACAAAGACTTTGCAGCTTTCACCAGCGATCAGGAGAGACTGATTTCaccggagaagaagaaggggttCAACTACGTAGAAGGTTCGGTGATAATGGCCGATAGCCTCACCAATAACTGGAGATCATCGTTCTATGTAGAAGAGGATATCACAAGGATCTCAAGGTTGGCAGCACAGTATGGTGCAGTCTACTGCTTGGAAGGAGCCAAGTACTATGACCACGCTACGGCATCTTCCATCGATCAG GAACTCAGATCGGTGATGGATGATCTGAGGTACTTGCCAGGGTTCGAGTTCAGGAACGATGTCAGCTACATGCACTTCCTCAACCGAGTGCGGGAAGGAGAGACGAAGCTTCAGTCCAGGGGCCTCTGGAACGTGCCCCATCCGTGGCTCAACATGTTGATCCCCAGGTCCAGAATACTGGAGTTCGATCGAGGGGTCTTCAAGAGCATCCTCAAGCACAACAACTCGGTGGGTCCGATCCTAATCTGCGCCATGAACAGGAACAA GTGGGATCAGAGGACGTCGGCCGTCGTTCCCGACGAAGAGGTGTTCTACGCGATAGGGCTGTTGCGGTCCGGCATGGACGGGTGGAAGAATTTGGAGGAGCAAAACGAGGAGATACTGCGGTTCTGCGACGACGCCGGAATAAGCTACAGACAGTACTTGCCTCATTACACGTCTCTTGCGGACTGGAGGAAGCATTTCGGGGCGAAATGGGATGTGTTTGTGGAGAGGAAGATGAGATATGATCCGAGAGCATTGTTATCTCCTGGCCAGCGTATATTTACCTCCTCCTTTGCTCAACATCAATCCATGTAA